The Peromyscus eremicus chromosome 2, PerEre_H2_v1, whole genome shotgun sequence genome includes the window ATAAATACTAGAGCATTGCTAGGAATCCATTTTATGAGTTTGTTTACTAAACACCTTGTGCAAGAACTGACTATACATAAAGTTCCTTTAAATTTGGTCCACAGATTCACTTAACAGGTTGGAAATCTTAAATGTGCAGCAAAAGGAAGTAGAATTTCCAAATCCTAACACATTGCAATTACAAAACGGATATACATGCATACTAAAAAATTTTGCTCACAGAAGGCACAAACATAAAAGGGACAGTCTTTTAATACAAACAAGAACTAGCTGATACCCTTCTTCATTTTGTGAGCACCATAATACCTAAGATGATTAAACCTGAATTCACTGTGTACTGTgaccacaaattaaaaataacacataATTTGTCTTACTATATATTTCTAGACATTAATTGAGATGTAATTTTGAAAGATTAAAATTGCCTTAAAAGGGGGCTGTGATAGCAGCTATCAAAGCAATATTCAAGCATGATTTCAAAGATGTTTTTTTCAGGGTTAGTTagccttctttgtcaaaaatcttcACAACTTCACCAAAAACCTGTCAAggaaaaacacaattttaaaagcaGATACTGTTAAAAACACTGTGTAGCATGTgtgagatcctgggttcaattcccaacactgaaattaaaaataaaacaactacaCACATAAAAGATTGCACAGCTAAGTTTCTGTTAAAAACATCAATTTTGTACTAATTTTAAACATTATAATTTCTTAATCTATTTCACTTTATCAATaatacaaatgaaacataaaattgTGAACATGTTGTCTTCAATTTTATTAATGCTTTTCAGACAAAATGTACTTCTTGATGGGATGCTAGTAGTCTGGTAAAATGTAAACTCAAGTGTCTAATCTCATTTTGACTCTAAAAGGCCAAATTCTCTCATGTACTGCCTCACCGCTGTAGGAAGTGCCAATGGATAAAATACTCAATGAGCCTTCCTCCGGACCTCGATTTTTTGTCCCATGAttacaagaggaagaagatggagagaatCAGGGAAAGGGAGAGTAGATGAACTCAGAAGCACTAGGGATACCTGCAGGCAGATATTTACAGACACTGAAGTATGAGCAAGACAGAGACCAGAGTCCTGGGAACCCTGCATCTCAGAAGTTCTGTGTTCTGGAAGAGAGAATAGCTGGGGCCCTTGGCTACAGCATGCCAGTTGTGCTACAGATTTTAACAACAAACAAGATCCAAATCAGTATCCTGAAAATACCAATATTCCACTTGTTTGAGGAAAGAGGTTTGGAATTAATAAATCACCCACTTCTTGTAAAAAACAGATCTGAAGTTGTAAAACCcattttagacttttaaaaaggaaaagaaaaaaagaaaaaagaaaaaactaatttCAGAGTTAGCCTCAAATGTCTCCCACCTACCCCAATGGTCACACCTGTTTGTTGCAAAGGCAAGCCAGGTGCACTTAACTTACTTCATCAACAGACTTAGAAGCATCTATCTTCTTGACTTTCCCCATTTCTTCATATAAGTCAATAATTGGTTTCGTTGACTGAAGGTAAGTCTGAATTCTGCAAACAAAACATGTATTTCAAGACTGTAGGTtatctgtcctccctcttccataTTATAGAAAGCTGACGACAGAGTCTGACTCAAATGTTTTCTCTCCCTACATAGGCCACTGTGCCTGGATAAGCATGATGCTCTTTTTCTGGACAAGAGAACAGGACTTAATCTGTCACTCAGTTTCTACACCAGGACTGAGGTAGCTGAAGTAACAACTGCAAAGTACCTCTTTTCCAAGCTCTCTCTGTTGTCATCGCTCCTACCACTGCTTTTTCCCCTTTCAAGACACCGTTCAATACAgatctaaagagagacagaagtaaaaagttatgtttaaaaaaacaactcaaaagaaaatattttgaagagactaaaacaaaacagaaaaaaaaaaacattctgcaTTAAACTCAATGTGTCTAACTCATTAATCAACAtgcaaaatctttttaaatttaaacatgtGGTTCAATTTATATAAACTAGGTTAAATAAGTACAGATCATAATAAGAATTCATTCATGACTCAGTTTTTCCggctgtattttttttcaaactgcaATAAAAAGAAGATTTGTGTGGGTATAGCTTCCTCTTGGACATATTATTAACTCATTAGGTATGAATTCCATTCCTCAAACCTTGTACCATTTTTGCTTACTTTACAATAATTCCATAAATATCCAAATATTTGAGTCAACATATTTGAATAAAGCATCTCTTGTTAATCGTGAATAAACATTCCTTAGTTATAAAGCTGTGGTAAATTCTAAAGTTAACTTTGAAGAATAAGTGAAAACATATTTTTCAGAGTTGGGAGAAGAgagttacattttaaaacaactcAGAGGCTGTGGCAAGTCTTTACCAGAGGCACATTTACAATTCAACCTAAGAATAGCCAACTTCCTTCAAGGCACTACACTTCAGATTCAGACTGTTGGCATTAATTTAATGAAATTTATAGCATAGTGCTGTCAAAAAGAGTCAGGCTTTTTAATTAGATGGTTCTGAGaaatttatttactcattcaaaGGTATGTCTGGGCATGCTATTAGAAGTgtcgggggtgggggaaggatgtGTTCTTACTATTTTCCAAATAATTTTACTCTTAGAAGATAAATTCTtctacatttctttaaaatagtaGGCTTCTCCACTTTTCCAGACCTGTATCTTCTAGTAAACAACACACTGTTCCAAGTAGTACACTTGAGCAGGACTTCGCTTTATTACTTGACATTACTGTGTATGCAATGCCGATTAAAACGGCCAACTTAACTATTACATTGAAAATTAAGCAAGTCTTAGGGTCACAAAGCTGCTAATGCCAACAGCCCCCAATATTCTATTAGCAAGACAGTGCTATTCTGCCCACCCAATCTATTCACTCACTAAATATATATACTGTTGTCAACAGAAACTATAATGAAGAATATCACTGCTTTTCTCTAACAGCTGACCATCTATAGCTTGAAGCCCATGTGGGCACAGAAAGATGTTCATTACCTCATTATTACagtcaaaaaacagaacaaaagatacATCTGCCTTCCCATCCATGGTCTTGTTCCAACCTTGAAGGTTATCTTGATTTCTTGGAAATCCATCAATCAAGAATTTATTCTTCTGAGCATTGGCAGCCATTGTTTGGTCCATTTcctaaagaaaaaagacctaGGCTCAATACTGTATCACCAAACGTCAACTTCTTAAGCAGAACAGTGGGCACACGACTATTTGTTATTATTCCCTAAGCCACAAGAGTGCAAGGTACACCGGGAAACAGACTAGACAGAAATGAGCCGACTTCTTGACATGGTTGCCCTAGCTGGCGAGACTATAGGTACATGCTCCCCTATTCTCGCACCTCCCCATCTGTAGTTCCCACATCTTACGAAACGTACCCTAGAGTGTACATGTTGACTGTCCTCTGAAGGTTCAAGTGCTTGTTAAAAGCTTGGTCTCTGGGACAGGCCTACCTTTAGGAGACTgggaatacattttattttattttttttttaatttcaattcaGTTTGtcatcagtttttgttttgttttttaatcttcgTGAGCCACAGTGGTTTTTGctaagatttattgatttattttatgtatataagtgctctattgactttatgccagaagaaggcatcagatctcattatagatggttgtgagccacgatgtggttgctgggaattgaactcagaacctctagaagaacagccagtgctcttagccactgggccatctctccagcccccagagaatACATTTCTAAAGGGGACTGTGGGATCCTGGcccttttctttcatctctttgcATCCTGGCCAAGAGGTAAGCAGGCTGCCTCACCACCTGTATCACTGTCATCTAGCATCACTACCAGCAGACTAAAACCATGTGTCTACCTAACTAAAATGTTGGTTCTGTGACAGCTGATCAGCAGTATGTATTACCTTCTCATGCAAATTACCACTAACCCAGAGCTTTGCTCCAGCATCTGGAGACCCCGTGTTGCCCTCGTGTTTCTCTCTTTAAGTCACTGTGCtgtaggaagtacaggcagggactcaccatgtaactcaggctggtttCCAACTTGAAATCTTCCTGTCTTGGCCTCTCAAGATCTAGGGCTATGGGTGTGTCCCACCACCCACTGCTGAAAGCATGCTCCATCTATAGGAGCTCGAACTCACAACACTTCAAATCTAATAGCTAGAAGCTGAGAAAGCACTCTTACTGAGCAATATACCCACTCTTTTTACTTTGTTAGTTTGTTtacttgctttgagacagggtcccacttaATTCTCCAAGTTGGCCTTCAATTCATCTGTAGCTCGGGTTAACACTGACTGAGATTGCTCTGGCCTTGGCTTCCTGAGGACAGGCCTGTGTTACCAGACCTGGCTAGTTGTTAGCATTATTTAAGAttcaatactttaaaaaacaaaaatctggccaggtgtggtggtacattccttaatcccagcactttggaggcagaaacaatcagatctctgagtttgagaccagcctggtttatatagagTTCTAcaacagccagagttacataaacaaacaaataaataaaataaagtaataaaaaaaatctcaaactaATTTTATCTAAATGGTATTGGCTGCCCCCAAACACAGACAGCACAAGGTGTAATATATTCAGAAAGACTGCAAAAACACATTTCATCATCCTTTCCCAAAGCCTGAACTTCTGTAGAATATGGGAGTAATATGAACAGGAGATGCAATCTCTCATCTGTCTAAATCCTTGGCACCTCCATTCACCACAGATGCACACTTCTGACAGGCTTTAGAGGGACCTTTAGTCCAAAGCAAACTGACGTGCACTGTGCTCCATGTGCCAAGTTTTCTTGTTCCACAAGAACATTGCCAGGACCTATTTTCTTTAAGAGTTATT containing:
- the Cmpk1 gene encoding UMP-CMP kinase, which translates into the protein MLSSCRRRLLHVLVSSFPLLTRGLWLRPSNLMKPLVVFVLGGPGAGKGTQCARIVEKYGYTHLSAGELLRDERKNPDSQYGELIEKYIQEGKIVPVEITISLLKREMDQTMAANAQKNKFLIDGFPRNQDNLQGWNKTMDGKADVSFVLFFDCNNEICIERCLERGKSSGRSDDNRESLEKRIQTYLQSTKPIIDLYEEMGKVKKIDASKSVDEVFGEVVKIFDKEG